Genomic segment of Arachis hypogaea cultivar Tifrunner chromosome 11, arahy.Tifrunner.gnm2.J5K5, whole genome shotgun sequence:
ttttaaattttaaatttgcactgcCCATATTACTGATTCACTGTTCCTTCagtgttttttgttgttgttaatcattgtgatgagctttgttaaaattgggttgaaaaatgttaatctttcttcatttttcattgttcttaacttctgttcttattaaaaaaaattgcaattggtgatcttttgatttattatatgcttcatgtttttaatttcactctgcttctaggctttgaaatcagtttatgataACTGTGATGCAATTATTTAGTTGGATAACTGATGTAATTATTGAGTTTAAGAGATTGAGTTTTTTGTTCTCATTATTAGTAAGACATGGATAGTTTagaattttctatttctttcccttACTTCTGAAGTTCGTCATTTCGTGTTGGCTTCAACTTTCAAATGGGAATTAGGAGCTGGTGAGTGGTGAAGATAACATCTTCTGGAACTGAGTCTGTTGTTTCACTGCCTGATGGGAAAGTAAGATATGATCTAGAATTACGATAGTACACAGTGATGTTTTTTCCATTTGGCTGGACTCAGTGAGACAACTGGGAAATATTCTTGTTTGGTTTGATTAACCAACTTCAATATTTAACCTTGTTAATCATATCTTGTACCATTCAGAAAAAAGTAGGGCCTATTTTGGTTGCCATAAATTCCTTCAAGAAAGTTTCTCTGAATGATAATGATTATATTAATGATTATATTAAAGCCTACAAGCataaaagaattaaaagagcctgttttgttttactttttgactCAATTACGTTAAGGTAATATTGTCTATCTTTAACTTGTGCACTGCAATTATTTTGCATACTGTGATGATTAATTACATTTAGTTGGTGATAGTTTGTGTAGGgatttaaatttgaaagatattttatgatgtttattttaatttacttaattattttatcatgaaacggtttttccggttgaaccacggttagaccggttggaccaataaaccagtaaaccagtaaATAGTGCAGTTTGATGACCGAtctggttttcagaaccttgatttgTAGTTACTGGTCGTTGAATTTGTTGCTCTGTTGCTGAAATAATAACTTCCTCAATTTTTTTGTTGCTGTATACCTGTATTGATTGATTTGATTCTTACATAGATTTGGTATAATTAgttgaatttagtttttaattaggCTTCAATTACCTTGTTGACAATGGATACAGTATGTTTTCGCACTTTCTTTGCTTTGTGTTTGTGTTGCTATGCGTCATACAGAGATTATTATTTCAGATTCTTGTTATTGATTTTGGATTTGATGATGATTATAAGATATGAGATGTGTGATCTTGTTGCTTTCGATTGTTGTCACTGTGAATGAAATGAATATTTTGTTAGACTAACGATAGGGTTTAAAGAGATTCTTCCTTTAATTATTTGGGTTGACAAAGTGGCCCAACGTCCCAAGGGTccaagagaacaaaaaagaggaataaaaaaaaaacatcaccCCTTCCTTAGGCTGGAGCAAGGAACAGCAACACCCGCCGTGTCACGGATCAGGTTACTGGAGGCAAATGGCGTACTGGAATGCCCGGCGCATCCTAGCATCTACGCTCTCACGAGCTCTCTCTTCGTCTTCCTCTGCACCTGCAACCATTTCTCGACCTCGTTCTCGCTTGCCTTTTGCTCTGTGTGCCGCCAAACAAACCCTACCGGTTCCTGATTGTGCGAGGCTCCACCGGGTTCGGACCAAATCGTCGGGTTCGGGTTACTCGCCGCTGAACGATCCCTCTCCCAATTGGAGCAACCGTCCTCCCAAGGAGACTATTCTTCTCGATGGCTGCGACTACGAGCACTGGCTCATCGTCATGGAGTTCCCCGAGAATCCCAAACCCTCCGAACAACAAATGGTTGATGCCTATGTCAAAACACTAGCTCAAGTTCTTGGAAGGTCCTTCTTTCTCAATCTCAATGCCtaatttgcttcttttttttctttcctcctgttttgatttttgagttttctgCTAACTATGTAGTGAGGAAGAGGCTAAGAAGAAGATATACTCTGTTTCCACTACTACATATACTGGTTTTGGTGCCCTCATTTCCGAAGAGCTTTCTTACAAAGTTAAAGGTAGGTTTTTACCGCTACGTTCTTTCTGATTCCTCTTCCCATCAGTTCTTGTCTTTCATTAATGTCGAAGCTTATTAGATTTGTTTTCATTGCTTGCATGTGTTAAATTCTGATTTGCAAAGCATTTTTGATATCATAATTGCTTTGTATTTA
This window contains:
- the LOC112723112 gene encoding multiple organellar RNA editing factor 3, mitochondrial gives rise to the protein MAYWNARRILASTLSRALSSSSSAPATISRPRSRLPFALCAAKQTLPVPDCARLHRVRTKSSGSGYSPLNDPSPNWSNRPPKETILLDGCDYEHWLIVMEFPENPKPSEQQMVDAYVKTLAQVLGSEEEAKKKIYSVSTTTYTGFGALISEELSYKVKELPGVLWVLPDSYLDVPNKDYGGDLFVDGKVIPRPQYRYSERQPTRSRPRPRHDRRRETMQVERRDPVQRQDWNQSQGGPMQQSSPMNSQNSPSGGPKC